ATATTTTTCAGATGAATTACCTGCACCAAGTCCATGGTCTATTTCACCAGTTCAGGGACCTATCCAGCGTGCAGGCGATAATTTAAGTGAAGACAACCAGTTTTACAAGAATACAAGGTGTGTTCTGCTGAACTGCTACATTGCTTTTTTACATGCACATGTATCTACAGGCTTTTGAGTCCCAGTGGGGTTTGGAGTTTGAATGCCATCTTAGAAAgcagatgatgatgatttttcaATTGATAACATTTAGATGGTGATCAGTAGTGACAGAATATTACTTTTCTTTTCCCTATTGTTTGGTTTCTAAGTTGGATAAAAAGAAGATAGACCTTGGAATCTTACAACTTAGAGGGGTTGGAATGATTTGTTGTggacttctatttttttttataggaatttTTTTGAACCTGAAACCTCCAACAAACCCACCTGAACTCTGTGccacttgagctaggcctcaGAGGTGGTTTGTTGTGGACTTGTAATCTTTTCcaacttttcttattttgatctCTGGCTTCTTGCCAACCAAACACACAAAGCCATGGAAACAACAAATGTGGCTCTGAGAACAATGCCACACTTTATGCAAGTGaattgttgtaccataaaagcTGGAGGGAAATTtgccttgaggcctggctcaagtggtaaagggatggagAGGGTTTATGGGAGGTTCCAGGTTAAAGttccaatggggacaaaaatttaccaatataaaaaaaaatgaaaaaaataaaaaaaataaaaaaaataaaaaaagaactgGAGGGAAATTAGGGTTACCCATTTGTTTGTCACACAGAACACACTTTGAGAGGAGGTGTTGCAAGACTGAAATCAtctatgaataaaatattttgaagttggAAGGCTGAAGAAAAAATTATGCCTTGCTACGAGCCGTCGTCATACAGTGGAAACTATCGATGTCCCTACGTTTCATAAACAAGGTTAGGGTTATGAGGTTGGGCCTGTGTGTCACGGAGAAAGATGACTGAACCCTAGTTTTGGAATATGTCTCATTGGACCATAATCACCATACCAACTATACATTTACTTCTATATAACATTTATAACTCGTTATcatcatattttcttctttcttcttgttttaCTCTGTTTCCAGTCATGCcctttaccattttttttctggTGTTTGCAGTTTAGGCGGTGACCCTTACAAGTACAACGTGCTCCCCCCGCTCCCCGCTCAACGCAACCTTACTCCACCTCCCACACTCTATCCTCAGCAGCCAGTTTCTGTGGCTGAGAACTATAACCTCCCAAGATTCGCCCTGAATGGTTCCCCAGAAATCATCAACACCAGACAAAAGCGTGCAGATATTAATGTCTAAGAAGCGGCTCTGATCTCAATTTCCTTGTacaatcatttcttttccctGGATCTTCGATGGGGTGAAGCCATACAATGTATGGGTAGAGGGCTActgtattttcctttttctttctcagtTTGCTTGTAAACATATTGATTGATTCATTCATGGTTGTGGGTACTCATTGTaaggttctttttcttttcagtttggtaaaagaaaaaaatgtataatgaTTGATTGTTGATATTGAAACAATGACAATTCTTTTGTGTTGAACTCTTTATTATAGAGAATCAGTCCATATTTTTCAAAGTAGcaacaaattattttgttaGTTAAAGATCATCTCGAgtcatttttttagatttttttttctcgaaGTATAAAAGATTTTAGAAACTGCCCaactttttttaaagaattttccCATCTTCAATATTACAACCAATTGCCAATCATACTTTTATTTTCAGAATATAAAAGGAATTAACCACTAAttgattcataattttttttttttttttaggattttaaaagGAAAGCTTAAAAgcttaaaataaaatggaaatagaaatagaaattgtgttttaaaaatttagggAAGTATTTAGAATTAGTAAGTAAATAAGGGATGGGTGAGTCCTATTCCAACTTCCAACCCCAACCCCAATATCTTCTACAACctcaaatatatttgtttttgctGCATTTGAAATTTCGCATACAGGTTGTAATTAATTACAATGGAGTGGTGTGGTCACTGTGGAAATTTTGGAGTGTTATAATCgttgttgaaaattttgcaaggtaatATGCCTGAGATTTCTCCTAcagtttgaaattaaattaattaaaatagagTGGTGTAGTCACTCTGGAAAATTTGAAGTGGTTTAGCCATTCTggaaaattttgcaaggtagTATGCCATGTgtttcaggttttttttttaaactcatacataataattaaacaatTGAAGTTTGTCTCTATCATGTTAATCTAGCCTTCCCCACGTACTTTGTTTAGACAACTCAAGCCACTTGATATTGCTAAGTTaatataaccttttttttaaaactcacaTGTAACACTTACACAATTGAAGTTCGTCACTGTTAAGTTAATCTAGCCTTCCTCACATACTTAGTTTAGATAGCTCAAGCCACTTGAAATTGCTAagtcaatttaattttcttcatatatttagCTATTGTACTAAGTAATGCGCGAGCTAGGAACACAAAACCTACACTTAAAAGTTTGGAAGATTTAGAACTTATATTCCACAAGAATACTTTACAATGCTAAAAAGGCTTTCAAGTGCTTAGTGTCTTGACAATGAAGTATTCTCTATTTCTTGGCACCCAAGGAGAACACCTTACAATGGTAGAAAAGTTTTTTCTAGTGTTTGGTGCCTCCCAAATGAGGTCCTCCTCTATTTATACACAAGAACTTCTTACAACCTACAAAGGTTCCTCATATctctaaaattctttataaacCCCCTTACTACAATGACCATGGCTTTAtgccttttatttatttatttattttttatggcaaACTAAATTTTGTGGCAAATGTCAAATTTATGACATTTTTCCATGAACTTCACTagcaaaattatttatgaaaaaaaaattagggaaacttgtgttttgatggggCCATTTGGGAAATATATGCTTTTCAAAACCTAACTTTATGAAATCTGAAAACCAgtttttaatgtggaaaattatatatttttcatgcactctgagccAGTTGCATATTTTGTGTCGagattttgcctttttttttttttttcctcccataCCCACCATCcacctctccctccctccccaGTGAAACCGGTCGACACTTTGCCAGCGTCATCACCGGCCGTCACTCACACCTCTCTCCAGTAGACAATCTCCCCCCCTCTCCCTTTCctttccctctttctctctctttccttccTTTTCGACATCACCAAGAGAGAAGAAGGTAGTGGCAATAGTGGAGAACCAGGGTCGGAAGGAAAAAGGCGCGGCTGGTTGCTATTGACGACGGCAACCAACAACTCTCACGATCATTGATGGCGACGGCAATGGTGGCAGCAGAAGCACCGACGTAAGGAGAGACGTCGAGGAGGGACGGGAAGGAGGCCGATGAGGGCGAGGGCGAGCTCACCTCTGGGTAGAGGTTAACATAGGTGCTCCCCTCTGGATAGAGCTCCTCTCTCTCCTTATGCTGGTGCTTTCGCCGCTGCCGTCGTCAATGATCACTAAAGTTGCTGGTTGCCACCGTCAATGGCAACCAGTCATGCCTTCTTCCATCCAGCCCTGGTTCTCCACCATTGTCACCGCCTTCTTCTCTCTTGGTAATgtcaaaagaaaaggaaagaaagagaaagagggaatggaaagagagagagggggagatTGCTGACCAAAGAGAGGTGTGAGGGCGGTTGGTGATGACATCGACAAAGTGTCGGCCGATTTCACTGGGGAGGGAGGAAAAAGCGGATAGTGGgtaaggaaggaaaaaaaaaaggcaatctCGACACAAAATATGCAGTCGGCTCAGAGtggatgaaaaatatataattttccacattaaaagcTGGTTTTTAGATTTCATAAAGTTGGGTtccaaaaaacatatatttccCAAATGaccccatcaaaacacaagtttcccaaaAAATTACATATTGCTACGAAATtactttttgtttctaaaaataatttacaccATGAACTCCATTTTTTGcctcaaaattatttataacaaaatatcaCTTTTAACCACAagtttacattttatttttaaaaacaagaataatTTTCACATAATATGTGACATTTTGTTAAGAACTTtactatttaatgaaaattatttataataaaaaaatatttaaggaaagacatattttaatttttgttcaaattttttttccataatctAATTTGGGGTAGAAAATTatcttttgttttaattatacaTGCGCCCGctttttctataataaattaaaaattaaataattaatgtttgcctatttaatcatttataaaagtatcatataaaataatcactaattatataaaaaaaaagtctttttatTAAAGCataaaaagtttgaaatgataaaaagtgggaaaaaaaaaaacaatcatttgatttttcttttatgtgagtttaacaattataattttgaagatataaatgaaatttctaaaaatttaattaaaatatataaattatgaagcttgcatgttattttaaaatttttaggaaaaaaattttatttataaatttaaaaaatataatgaattagataaaataagataaaataaaacataaaaaaatagtttcataTTCTTAATGTAgacaattaatattttttgtttttaatttttttatttacataagtatcatatttttttaaatttcttattttatttaaattatagataATATTTCTAGCATGCCAGACTTTGtctccaaattttaaaaacctcttactcatttcaaatttgtttatttttattcaaaatcctTCTTATCATATATAGATAGCCAGAAAAACTCGTTCCATTGTCATTCTTAGCATTAACAACACTTTCCATAGTTTTCAATCCTTCCCATTAAACAATACCTTTTTTCGACTAACATTAAAGTTAGAGCCTTCAGCttgaaaaagtaataataaaagttattttaatatataaaagaaattaggaGTCCCTCttacataaaataatgaaaataatgtatAGATAAATGAATTCTTCCttccaaataaagaaataataaaaaatagtgaaaataataataaaaattattgagttCCCAATTACATAATAaagaaattactaataaaagtagtattttattgatattttatggatttttaatattgaatggataaaaagtaattaactatttgtaaaaagaaaatgattaattcattaaaaaggaaaaaaatccccaatttataaaactaatctcttatatttttaaatttgaagagtaatttattttttacataaatatcttTCCATATTCtgattatttgtatatatgtttttatttctataagaaaaaattaaggatatttttgtccaaaatgaataattttttagggaaaaaaagagGATGGTTAGTTTTAATAGAATAATCAATTTAAATCCATTGAATTTGTCGATCATTTGTTacacttaaaataaataaataaacaagttaaTAAATGTAGCTGGAAATTTAGGAAATTAAGTGATTCATCgaaaattaaatcattataCTTGTTTAGCAGATTCATTAATTACTACAAAATCAATACATATTCTTCTAAAAACCCTGAGCAAAATTCTATAAATTAACAACGAccttactttttttattaaagctCTGCCTCGGACTCTTGGTTGCTAGACAGAGTCTCCTTCACCTTCTCTGCCGTCATTTGCACTGCTTCTTCCACCACCTTAGCTGCTGATTTTGCAGATTCCTCCACCGCTGCCACGGCTGATTTTGTAGATTCCTCCGCCGCCTCTTTCATCCTCCCTCCGGGGCCGTCGCCTTCTCCCATCCTACTCTGTGCTATATCTCTGCTCCTAAAGCTGATAAGAAGCTTATCATAAGCCTCACTTACATTTTTATACCTTCTATCacattttcttattaaataaaaatcaggtttaaatttaataaattattgtctatatttgttaaatattttttttaatttctagtaAAAATTGATTGGAATATGAAGCATGACCAAAAGAGACAAACAAACCAGCAAGAGGGTGGCTATGGAAATCATGAAACTTACTCTAAATTTGGAGGGGAAAAATGCAGCTGCAGTTGATTTAAGAAAGACTTGGCTTTGTTCCAAGTACTAATTTGAGACCTTGATAGTAGAGCCAGTGTATCTGTTAACATCACTAAAGTAGATGGCTTCTCATCCTTGTTGGTTTCAACATTGTTTTGTCCTCCCTGTCCATCTGCAACATTATCACTGCACAGACTTTGAGGatagaagatgatgatgatgatgatgaagaagaagaagagaaaccaGGCAGTAGAAAAGGTTAATCCCCTAAATCTATCCATATACGCCTCTAAAATAGTGGAAGTTTAAAGGGATCATTTTACATTTGGTTTTCTAGTTATGCCTGCATGGTGGGTTTGAATTCTTGAACACGTTCAACCTTGGGGAATAGAACGTTGCCTCATTCACTTGCATGTAGGCTCTCAACGTTTGAAAGCTTCAATTCAAATACtaggaaattatatttttaaaattaaaaaaaaaaaaaaatgtgaaataacaTAATTACCCTCTTTTTCTTCGTCTACGTACCTGGACTTCACCATAAAACCTATCCCTATCTTCCATGGAGCCAAAAATAGGATCTAAAGGGAgcaaaataagacaaaaaataagatttaggtgacgtttgtttttttgactttttgttgaaagtaatttattttcagaatttagaatttaggttgtttgtttttctatttttttcatgacttattataaattttttattgaatataaaaagtcaaaatatttagttttttttaaatagaaaaaataacatattgattttttttattttttaatacttaatataaataaaatattacaaaaacaaacaatctaacttttaacattattaagcattaagtttttatgtaaaattaaacaaaaaaacaaatactagcttaatttattaataacaaaatttctTTCCAAAACTAAGATCATAGGATCAAGACCTAATTTtacatgataaattttttatttttccccacTCTAAACCCTACTTGAATCTATCAATGCTTTTACCCGTTTTCCAtcacccttttcctttttcctctttttattttccttctcgagtgaaagggaagaaaatgaaatgaaaaagggAAGGAGTTAGGGGATGAAGATGAAGGAAAAATACAATCTCACGTATGTATTTTGACttaagaatgaaaaatgaaattggagGTGGGAAAGGGGAAAAGGCGGCGTTGGAACCATACATTATAGGGGGAGTGGAGTTATGGCGTTTACAATTATAGGTGGAGTCGAGTTGAGTTATGACATTTACAAGGAGCCAAGGTGTGCGTGCCGAGGGTTGGCTGGCTCCTGTAGTAGGAATTAACCTTCAATTTTCAGGATACTAGTTACCATTCCATCAGGCTATTTATGAAAGTATGATGCGATTCTGCCGACCCCTTGAAAGAAGTTCCTTCTAACTCCCCCTCAACCACTTTGGCTCCCCCCTGGTGTTTGTTTTAGTTGAAGGTTGGGTGGATCTTTATTGTGATCTTAAATATGAGTACGGTAAATAAATATAGCAGCGGCTGTGTTGACCTTCGAGCTACCAATGTTGGCAATAAATAGGTTGGCGTAAGAAACCGTGGTCCACACTATCAATGGTGTTTCCTCTGAAGCAGACACGGTTGGTAGGTGATCAAGACTCAACAGTGATtcaataaaacaatatttatgattgaaaaCTTTGGTAAATTCTTGCCCAAGAagattctaaaaagaaaatggagttgAAAAGAAAGGCAAAATTTCCATGCTAGGAACAAAAactttcaacaaaatcaaattatcTTAGTTTATAAGAAGATTCTCTCTATTCTTCTACTTCcataaaatttgaatacttACCTTCCTTAATATATTAGATCGATGAAAtgttttttgttcatttttattaaaaagaaataatttaagtaaaatatttctcttttaaCGGGTTTATTTCCTTTGTTTACGAGATTATTTTCTCGtgataagttatgaaaaaaattatagaatgaaATGCTATCTATGCCTCAATTTTGgactaataaaaattttattgatagcaaaaaggataattttatcatttttctcacCTTTATATATTAAGATCCGactttacttatttatttatttttagaaaagtaaatatttttagagtttgtattttgataaattatatgCTTAAATTTGATtaggattaaaaaatattaatttaaggttAATATACAGGGTTCATGtggttttatattaaatttgcataaataaaaaaaataaatttggaacaaaaaaatggttgaaagtgtttgaagtatgtattattaaaatttattaataaatttgatatttccTATTGTGTTTAAttgttatctttttttttctaattaatatccattgtatttttttttttttaattgatatcaGACTCATGATGAGAAAAATCGTGGGAACAATTATTTTGAAGATGAAGTGGGACCTTGCCTTTAAGGGAGCTtctattattgatatttttatcatttttctcataGATAGAACTTGAAGAGAAGATAAGAAAATACTTTACTCATACCCAACAAATACTCGTGTttgaatttttccaaaataGGCAACAAGATAAGGAAATATGGTTACATTTGGGTCCTTGGGAGTTTGGTTTGGACTTTACATTTCGGAATAGCTTTTTCAAGATCCAATCGATAGTATAAGGAGATATCGTCACTTAATCGTCACACCTATCTCACTGCTCTTATTATGTCTCTATGAATCTGTAGAAACCAAATTAATTGAGGACTTGATGATCTGTTTCAACGACTGTGCACATGTATGAGATCTCAAATATCTCACTTGCTGAAAATaatccattaaaataaataagtgggtCACTCTAGCTATGCTAACAGCATACTTTAAAGTAAGAGCCAATCACAGCCCACCAAGAATATCACAAAAAtggtaatatttatttataccttaGTTTTGGTCccattatttaatttgtatcatttatttatattttgatttttttgttctttctaaCTGTATCCAACGGTTCGAATTCTGTTATAGAAATCAATGACTCACATTGAAAGTTCGAAGTGTACTCTTTCCGTAGTTTAGCATAATCCTGAAACCTAGAAATGTTGGGTGATGGTTATCAGTCATTTCATCATATTAATGTGGGTAGGGCTCTCTATTCAAGCCTACATcgaatcaataataatttattctcGTGAGCATGGATCATCCCTTCactaaaaaaatagtataaagtTGGCTTCAACTGAAGCAATACCAGATACTTCCATAAAGTAGAGCTAGCTGATAAACCCTAGcagaaagaagactgcagctccAATGGCTTTAGTGAGCTACCCTGAAATCCTCGTGGCagtcattttctttctctttattgGTGGATTCTGCAGCAAAAAAGGAGTGCCATGGAACTGGCCCATTGTGGGAATGTTTGCAGGCCTCCTCTTCCACGTCCACCGCATCCATGATGAGGCTGCTGAGATTCTCGAGAAAACTGGGTGTACTTTTCTATTCAAAGGGCCTTGGTTCTGTAACATGGACATGCTAGGCACCACTGATCCGGCCAATGTGCACTACGTTATGAGCAGTAATTTCTCTAATTTTCCAAAAGGGACTGAGTTCAGGAAAATGTTTGAAGTTTTGGGTGATGGGATTTTCAATGCGGATGGGGAGTCGTGGCGGAACCAGAGAAAACTTGGTCAATCGATGATCAATAATCCGCGGTTCCACCGGTTTCTGGCGAAAGTCACCTACAATAAAGTGGAGAAAGGGCTTGTTCCGCTTCTTGATCATCTGTCGGAGCAAGGCCGAGTGGTGGACTTGCAGGACGTGTTCCAAAGGCTCACGTTTGATACCACCTGCATGTTGGTGACCGGCTTCGACACCAAATGCCTCTCCATTGAATTCCCTGAAGTTCCGTTCGCGACGGCCCTGGAAGACGTTGAGGAAGCTGTATTTTATCGCCATGCTTTGCCTGAAACCCTTTGGAGACTACTAAGGTGGCTAGGGAtcggaaaagagaagaaactcCGGAAAGGCTGGAAAACCCTGGATCATACTATAGCTGAATATATATCAATGAAACGAGAAGAACTAAGCAAAGGAATCACCAAATTGCGAGAAGATGAAGATGGTGCCGATCTGTTAACCTCGTATATGACTGAAGATAACGCCATGGGGTTGAAATGTGACGGTAAGTTTCTCAGAGACACCATTCTAAATTTCATGATCGCAGGACGGGACACTACTAGTTCAGCCCTCACCTGGTTTTTCTGGCTTGTTTCCAAGAACCCATTAGTAGAATCCAAGATCAGAGAAGAAATCGAAACGGCTATACCCGAAAAAGAGGATAGAAAAGGACGACACATATTCAAGACAGAAGGGTTAAACAAGCTGGTTTATCTGCATGCCGCAATGTGTGAAGCTTTAAGGCTCTACCCACCTGTCCCATTCCAGCACAAGGCCCCAATTCAACCAGACGTCCTCCCAAGTGGCCATAAGGTTGATCCAAAGATGAAGATCTTCTTTTCTGTATATGCAATGGGCAGAATGACTGCAATATGGGGAAAAGACTGCTTAGAATTCAAACCGGAGAGGTGGATATCAGAGCTAGGAAAGATCAAGCATGAGCCTTCCTACAAGTTCTTTTCATTCAACGCTGGTCCGAGGACTTGTATAGGGAAGGAGGTGGCTTTCACTCAAATGAAGGCGGTGGCCGCCACGATAATCCACAACTACCATGTTGAGATGGTGAAAGGTCACCATGTGGCCCCTAACGTTTCCATTATTCTGTACATGAAGCGTGGGTTCAAGGTCAAAGTTAGCAAGAGATGGGGTGGGTAGAAATGTCGTGTTGTTTGATCTTTGTTGCATGCATGAAAAACTACCTACCTAGCCCGCCTTCTATCGATTTCAATCTCAAACTGTGTCAGTTGTACTTGTGTCTATTTCAATGTCCAAGTGTGCTCAGTTTATACATAcaaaatggaatgaaaaatatgaaatctcTTTCCAgctatatattaaaagaatttaaaaatcactctataatttataatttagtgaatattatttatgtcttttttaataatattatgattaataaatttaaaatttataaataaaaatattatattatattatattgcacaatatattagtattattttagaTTGTATCATTTcacatatcttttattttttattatttttccaattaaaattttaattttttaatcaaaataggaTAAAACAATAAGAAGAATCTCTAactttattagtattattattattattattattatattcatatgtagaggttataaataaaaaagaaaattggattgaataaatgaaaactTAATCTATTTCattgtaaattaaatatgatatataataaattattctaTCTCTTAATTTATCCCATATTATATTCCATAAATCAAATGTGTGAAGTAGGCTGTGATATATAATATAAACCTAATATGAATTCCACAACTGAATTCTATATTCCACAACCACAAGGATTTGAAGATGCTACTCAACCTCAGTATGTTTGCAAGTTAAATTGAGCCATTTATGGTTTGAAAGAAGTCCTTCGTGCttaattttaatactttaacttgttaaattatcaattttcctaaaaggtTAAGCATGTAGGATTTTGGCTTACAATGTAAACTATGCTCTTTAACACTCTTTCTCACGTGCAGCCTTGTACCCATATTTAGACAAACAACTACAAATAGTCATGTGCAAATTATGGAAAGACAATTTAAACACAATTTCCTATCAAGCCAAGATTTAATTTCATGTTAGGTTTGTAGGATTTAGATTCTCAATGTATATCATGTTTTTTCACATAATTTTGTCAGTCTTGCCTAATATGTCATCATTTCTAGTCATGTTGATCTTCTAATGTTTGTTCTCCATTCATCTTATGATATTACGTATAATTCTCCTACTTTATATTGATCATGACCTTATTCTTACTAGCTCCTTATCAGCATTACCTCAAAGTTGTTGATCTTACATTAAACATTtatgcaaaatatatatttttggattgCTGAaacatacattttatttataaagagtGTTGAATTTATACATGAGCTTGTAACTAAAATGACATTAGAATAGCAGAAAATCAAGCTACTAGATAATGAACAACTACTTTCtataaaatagaaaccaaatcctgaccaaataaaaacaagaaaatatttggatgttgCAGATTTTATGCAAGACTCCAACTgcaatatttaatttcaaaattcaaattccagcAGATACTAaggcaaaattcaaaattcaacaaaatcatTCTAGCTTGGCTATCCTCCATTAATTTTTCCATGAAAGATCATTGtgatcttcattattttcttgacATTAATGAAGGAACTTGCTCTTCTGTATCATTACATTTAAATCAAACCAAGTATGCTACCTCTGTTTTGGAATGCACAAATGTGAAAGAATTCAAGCCTTGTGGTTCTCCTGCTTTGTTTCACAAAAAAACTCTCCTCATTTGACGGTGGTTCATTATATAATCAATATATCATTGAATATCATACTATGGTGGGAGCTCTCAATACTGGCATTCACTATGCcagatattaaatatttttttctttccttttctagCACAATGATACTGTTGAATCCAATGAATTATGCATACTTATGACATTTAGAATTATGTGGGGTGGGAGGGTGTGATCTTAAATATGAATAATGTGATCAATAAATATAGCAGAGGGCAAAGCTGATTTTCTAGCTAACATTTTTGACAAAGTCTAAAAGGTTGGTCC
Above is a genomic segment from Vitis riparia cultivar Riparia Gloire de Montpellier isolate 1030 chromosome 7, EGFV_Vit.rip_1.0, whole genome shotgun sequence containing:
- the LOC117917273 gene encoding uncharacterized protein LOC117917273, which encodes MDRFRGLTFSTAWFLFFFFIIIIIIFYPQSLCSDNVADGQGGQNNVETNKDEKPSTLVMLTDTLALLSRSQISTWNKAKSFLNQLQLHFSPPNLDFRSRDIAQSRMGEGDGPGGRMKEAAEESTKSAVAAVEESAKSAAKVVEEAVQMTAEKVKETLSSNQESEAEL
- the LOC117917527 gene encoding alkane hydroxylase MAH1-like, which translates into the protein MALVSYPEILVAVIFFLFIGGFCSKKGVPWNWPIVGMFAGLLFHVHRIHDEAAEILEKTGCTFLFKGPWFCNMDMLGTTDPANVHYVMSSNFSNFPKGTEFRKMFEVLGDGIFNADGESWRNQRKLGQSMINNPRFHRFLAKVTYNKVEKGLVPLLDHLSEQGRVVDLQDVFQRLTFDTTCMLVTGFDTKCLSIEFPEVPFATALEDVEEAVFYRHALPETLWRLLRWLGIGKEKKLRKGWKTLDHTIAEYISMKREELSKGITKLREDEDGADLLTSYMTEDNAMGLKCDGKFLRDTILNFMIAGRDTTSSALTWFFWLVSKNPLVESKIREEIETAIPEKEDRKGRHIFKTEGLNKLVYLHAAMCEALRLYPPVPFQHKAPIQPDVLPSGHKVDPKMKIFFSVYAMGRMTAIWGKDCLEFKPERWISELGKIKHEPSYKFFSFNAGPRTCIGKEVAFTQMKAVAATIIHNYHVEMVKGHHVAPNVSIILYMKRGFKVKVSKRWGG